One segment of Rhodanobacter thiooxydans DNA contains the following:
- the panE gene encoding 2-dehydropantoate 2-reductase has protein sequence MRILIVGAGATGGYFGGRLLQHGRDVTFLVREKRAAQLAQHGLSIRSATGDAELSSPPTVLASGLRGPYDLILLSCKAYGLEQAMADIAPAVGPDTAILPLLNGMRQLDLLDARFGAPHVLGGQCVIAATLDADGTVRHLNTSHSLTFGERDGSASGRMQQITQALSDAGFDARPSSTVLQEMWDKWIFLATLAGITCLMRGSVGDIVAAPGGTAAALDLLEDCRAVAERSGHAPSEKTLQRARSVLTEAGSTLTASMLRDLQHGHPIEADHVVGDMLARADRSRDERSLLAVVYTHLKIYEASRVSPSA, from the coding sequence ATGCGTATTCTGATCGTGGGTGCGGGCGCTACTGGTGGCTACTTCGGCGGCCGGCTGCTGCAGCACGGGCGCGACGTGACGTTCCTGGTGCGCGAAAAGCGCGCGGCGCAACTGGCGCAGCACGGCCTGTCGATCAGGAGCGCCACCGGCGATGCCGAGCTGTCGTCGCCACCCACCGTGCTGGCCAGCGGCCTGCGCGGGCCGTACGACCTGATCCTGCTGAGCTGCAAGGCGTATGGCCTGGAGCAGGCGATGGCCGACATCGCGCCGGCGGTGGGGCCCGACACCGCGATCCTGCCGCTGCTCAACGGCATGCGTCAGCTCGACCTGCTGGACGCGCGCTTCGGTGCGCCGCACGTGCTTGGCGGGCAGTGCGTGATCGCCGCCACACTGGATGCAGATGGCACCGTGCGGCACCTCAACACCTCGCACAGCCTTACCTTCGGCGAGCGCGACGGCAGCGCGTCCGGGCGCATGCAGCAGATCACGCAGGCCCTTTCCGATGCGGGCTTCGACGCGCGTCCAAGCAGCACAGTCCTGCAGGAGATGTGGGACAAGTGGATCTTCCTGGCCACGCTGGCCGGGATCACCTGTCTGATGCGCGGTTCGGTCGGCGATATCGTGGCTGCGCCCGGCGGCACCGCCGCAGCGCTGGACCTGCTGGAGGACTGCCGCGCCGTGGCGGAACGGTCCGGCCACGCACCCAGCGAGAAGACCCTGCAACGCGCTCGCAGCGTGCTGACCGAGGCCGGTTCTACGCTGACCGCCTCTATGCTGCGCGACCTGCAGCACGGGCATCCGATCGAAGCCGATCATGTGGTTGGCGACATGCTGGCGCGCGCCGACCGGTCGCGTGACGAGCGCTCGCTGCTGGCTGTGGTCTACACCCATCTGAAGATCTACGAGGCAAGCCGGGTGTCGCCGTCGGCGTGA
- a CDS encoding YncE family protein, which translates to MKRAMFRCLMLLIPMFPLIAAAAPGSSRYLFVWAMEASHPHAADTAMTPAGIAARRVRLGLGNDFLAVFDVGKGPSFGKLVAMLPVGEAVMAHHTNYAEPPNGVLYANDWFGNSTYVFDLRDPVHPRLARKFGSVGTFGYPHSFAYLSNGNMLATFQYSGGFNHASGGLVEFDPQGRVVRTASAIVPGHPNIRPYSLAVDEKLNRVVTGSADMMGAQPSHVAQVWQLSDLKLIRTLPLPPQPDWFYDTAADSSEPRLLADGKTVVVPTFNCGLFLVQNLAGDNPSLQHVYDFGYRTCEVPVVAGNFLVETMQSGHAIASLDMHDPEHPREVSRILLPPDEYPHWLSLEPGGNRLVITGYGALDTKVRFATIDRRTGKLTLESDVIELTRAWPDGWKGSAIPHGTVFSNP; encoded by the coding sequence ATGAAAAGGGCAATGTTCCGCTGCTTGATGCTGCTGATTCCGATGTTTCCACTGATCGCGGCAGCGGCGCCCGGTTCCAGCCGGTATCTTTTCGTGTGGGCCATGGAAGCCAGTCATCCTCACGCCGCTGATACGGCAATGACGCCGGCCGGTATCGCCGCAAGGCGTGTTCGACTCGGACTGGGCAACGACTTCCTCGCCGTGTTCGATGTCGGTAAAGGACCGTCGTTCGGAAAGCTCGTGGCGATGCTGCCCGTTGGTGAGGCGGTGATGGCGCATCACACGAACTATGCGGAACCCCCGAATGGTGTCCTGTATGCCAACGACTGGTTCGGGAACAGTACTTACGTCTTTGACCTTCGTGACCCCGTGCATCCGCGGTTGGCGCGGAAATTCGGTAGCGTCGGCACTTTCGGCTATCCACACTCGTTCGCCTATCTGTCAAACGGAAATATGTTGGCGACCTTCCAGTATTCCGGCGGGTTCAATCATGCCTCGGGCGGACTGGTGGAATTCGATCCGCAAGGACGGGTCGTGAGAACTGCGTCGGCGATCGTGCCAGGGCATCCCAACATTCGCCCGTACAGCTTGGCAGTTGATGAAAAGCTCAACCGCGTAGTCACCGGCAGCGCGGACATGATGGGCGCGCAGCCCAGCCACGTGGCGCAGGTCTGGCAGCTTTCCGACCTGAAGTTGATCAGAACCCTGCCGCTGCCGCCGCAACCCGACTGGTTTTACGATACGGCTGCGGATTCGTCCGAGCCTCGCCTGCTGGCAGACGGCAAAACAGTCGTCGTACCGACGTTCAACTGCGGTCTTTTCCTGGTTCAGAACCTGGCGGGCGATAATCCATCGCTGCAACATGTCTATGACTTCGGCTACCGCACCTGCGAGGTGCCGGTAGTCGCGGGCAATTTTCTGGTGGAAACGATGCAGAGCGGGCACGCCATCGCGAGTCTCGACATGCATGATCCGGAACATCCTCGCGAAGTCAGCCGCATTCTGCTACCGCCGGATGAATACCCGCATTGGCTATCCCTCGAACCGGGCGGCAACCGTCTGGTTATCACGGGTTATGGCGCGCTCGATACCAAAGTGCGCTTCGCCACGATTGATCGCCGCACCGGCAAACTGACACTCGAGTCAGATGTGATCGAATTGACGCGCGCGTGGCCGGATGGTTGGAAGGGGAGCGCCATTCCGCACGGCACCGTTTTCAGCAACCCTTGA
- a CDS encoding MipA/OmpV family protein has translation MPDRHSHLLRLRLLLAACLLWPLGCMAATDSTLFAVGVGMQRMPSWPGARSQHSEPVPYFDIELPGHGSFSTLDGLQVDLIRGSTWHGGIHGDYQWGRSRDDLGSLRGKIAPLSPRINLGGYLEWQLTRQVDVGATLSHDINGAGAYLGLYAEWDLPSLGLLQQSFELRWQAMNAPAMNRFFGIDPQAARALSVQAWQPGAGSQLASLEYDLFMPTSQHTGVALALVYGRLLGDAAGSPLVTRYGSQTQLSESLAFVYHL, from the coding sequence ATGCCGGATCGCCACTCCCATCTGCTGCGACTTCGCCTGCTGCTGGCAGCGTGCCTGCTGTGGCCGCTGGGTTGCATGGCGGCGACCGACTCCACCCTGTTTGCCGTCGGCGTCGGCATGCAGCGCATGCCCAGCTGGCCAGGCGCCAGGAGCCAGCACAGCGAGCCGGTACCGTACTTCGACATCGAACTGCCCGGCCACGGCAGTTTCTCCACGCTGGACGGACTGCAGGTCGACCTGATCCGCGGCAGTACCTGGCACGGCGGCATTCATGGCGATTACCAGTGGGGGCGTTCGCGCGACGATCTCGGCAGCCTGCGTGGCAAGATCGCGCCGCTGTCGCCACGGATCAACCTGGGCGGCTACCTGGAATGGCAGCTCACCCGGCAGGTCGACGTTGGCGCCACCCTCAGCCACGACATCAACGGTGCCGGCGCCTATCTTGGCCTGTATGCCGAATGGGATCTGCCGTCGCTGGGTCTGCTCCAGCAATCCTTCGAGCTGCGCTGGCAGGCAATGAACGCGCCGGCGATGAACCGCTTCTTCGGCATCGATCCGCAAGCCGCGCGTGCGCTGTCGGTGCAGGCATGGCAACCCGGCGCCGGCAGTCAGCTCGCCTCGCTGGAGTACGACCTGTTCATGCCCACCAGCCAGCACACCGGCGTGGCGCTGGCACTGGTCTACGGGCGCCTGCTCGGCGATGCCGCCGGCAGCCCGCTGGTCACCCGCTACGGCTCGCAGACGCAGTTGTCGGAATCGCTGGCGTTCGTCTACCACCTGTGA
- a CDS encoding aspartate aminotransferase family protein, whose amino-acid sequence MNVFDKNASAVIDDAQLLADEAKYSSFGDTVHYVDPPKIFRTCEGSYMYDTAGVPFLDLQMWYSAVNFGYGNKRLNNVLKNQIDLLPQVASQYLHQTRIELAKTVALDAKKKFGLDGRVHFNVGGAQAIEDSLKLVRNYKNGKSLMFAFEGGYHGRTLGASSITSSYRYRRRFGHFGERAMFLPFPYPFRRPKGMTAEEYSDSCVNQFARLFETEYNGVWDPKTNQCEYAAFYVEPIQGTGGYVIPPPGFFKGLKKVLDQYGILMVSDEIQMGFWRTGKLWSIEHFGVTPDVVVFGKALTNGLNPLSGLWAREELINPTIFPPGSTHSTFNSNPLGTSLGLEVIKMGYELDYETTVPKKGAHFLEGLRGLQKKHKEIGDVDGLGLALRAEICTEDGFTPNKALLDKMVDIGLAGDLEHNGKKIGLVLDVGGWYKNVITFAPSLDITHEEIDLAMSLLDQLLTKAKKG is encoded by the coding sequence ATGAATGTTTTCGACAAGAACGCCTCCGCGGTGATCGACGACGCCCAGCTGCTTGCCGACGAGGCGAAGTACAGCTCGTTCGGCGACACCGTGCATTACGTGGACCCGCCGAAGATCTTTCGCACCTGCGAAGGCAGTTACATGTACGACACCGCCGGCGTGCCGTTCCTCGACCTGCAGATGTGGTACTCGGCGGTCAACTTCGGCTACGGCAACAAGCGCCTCAATAACGTGCTGAAGAACCAGATCGACCTGCTGCCGCAGGTGGCCAGCCAGTACCTGCACCAGACTCGCATCGAGCTGGCCAAGACGGTGGCGCTGGACGCCAAGAAGAAGTTCGGCCTGGACGGCCGCGTGCACTTTAACGTGGGCGGCGCGCAGGCGATCGAGGATTCGCTCAAGCTGGTGCGCAACTACAAGAACGGCAAGAGCCTGATGTTCGCCTTCGAGGGCGGCTACCACGGCCGCACGCTGGGCGCCTCGTCGATCACCTCCAGCTACCGCTACCGCCGCCGCTTCGGCCATTTCGGCGAGCGTGCGATGTTCCTGCCGTTCCCGTACCCGTTCCGTCGCCCGAAGGGCATGACCGCCGAGGAGTATTCCGACAGCTGCGTGAACCAGTTCGCGCGCCTGTTCGAAACCGAATACAACGGCGTGTGGGATCCGAAGACGAACCAGTGCGAGTACGCCGCGTTCTACGTCGAGCCGATCCAGGGCACCGGCGGTTACGTGATCCCGCCGCCGGGCTTCTTCAAGGGCCTGAAGAAGGTGCTCGACCAGTACGGCATCCTGATGGTGTCCGATGAAATCCAGATGGGTTTCTGGCGCACCGGCAAGCTGTGGTCGATCGAACATTTCGGCGTGACGCCGGACGTGGTCGTGTTCGGCAAGGCGCTCACCAACGGCCTGAACCCGCTGTCCGGGCTGTGGGCACGCGAGGAGCTGATCAACCCGACCATCTTCCCGCCAGGCTCAACCCACAGCACGTTCAACTCCAACCCGCTGGGCACCTCGCTCGGCCTCGAAGTCATCAAGATGGGCTACGAGCTGGACTACGAGACCACCGTGCCGAAGAAGGGCGCGCACTTCCTCGAAGGCCTGCGCGGGCTGCAGAAGAAGCACAAGGAAATCGGCGACGTCGACGGCCTGGGCCTCGCCCTGCGCGCGGAGATCTGCACCGAGGACGGCTTCACCCCGAACAAGGCACTGCTCGACAAGATGGTCGACATCGGCCTCGCCGGCGACCTCGAGCACAATGGCAAGAAGATCGGCCTCGTGCTTGACGTGGGCGGCTGGTACAAGAACGTGATCACCTTCGCGCCGTCGCTGGACATCACCCACGAGGAGATCGATCTGGCGATGTCGCTGCTGGATCAGTTGCTGACGAAGGCCAAGAAGGGCTGA
- a CDS encoding GNAT family N-acetyltransferase encodes MSTQTLPVFRAATTADVDAIVALVESAYRGESGLRGWTTESHLLDGQRTDADDVRALIERPDSRVLLAECDGRLMASCHVERQGDNGYFGMFAVDPGEQGSGLGKQVLAEAERIAREEWHCRGMRMTVIVQREELIAWYGRRGYRRTGEYQPFPYGDERFGIPRRDDLRFEVLRKDFDEVTA; translated from the coding sequence ATGAGCACCCAGACCCTTCCCGTTTTCCGCGCGGCGACCACGGCCGATGTCGACGCCATCGTGGCGCTGGTCGAATCCGCCTATCGCGGCGAATCCGGCCTGCGCGGCTGGACCACCGAATCGCACCTGCTGGACGGCCAGCGCACGGATGCGGACGACGTACGCGCGTTGATCGAGCGTCCCGACAGCCGCGTGCTGTTGGCCGAATGCGATGGCCGGCTCATGGCCAGCTGCCATGTCGAGCGCCAGGGCGACAACGGCTATTTCGGCATGTTCGCGGTCGATCCCGGCGAGCAGGGCAGCGGCCTGGGCAAGCAGGTGCTGGCCGAGGCCGAACGGATCGCGCGCGAGGAGTGGCATTGCCGCGGGATGCGCATGACGGTGATCGTGCAGCGCGAGGAGCTGATTGCCTGGTATGGCCGCCGTGGTTACCGGCGCACCGGTGAATACCAGCCGTTCCCGTACGGCGACGAGCGTTTCGGCATCCCGCGCCGCGACGATCTGCGCTTCGAGGTATTGCGCAAGGACTTCGACGAGGTGACGGCATGA
- a CDS encoding MtnX-like HAD-IB family phosphatase, which translates to MPVSGWTILCDFDGTISVEDVIDSLLDRFGRPGWEVLEQDWRAGRIGSRECMAGQVDLLQMSRAELDAHLAEMWIDHAFPGFVAKARELGVPIRVVSDGLDYAIHRILARYGLDDLPLAANHLAPATPPKQWQLTSPFQADGCRSGTCKCACVAQARETGAKTLLIGDGASDFCAADHVDFVFAKHRLIEHCRAAGIPYVPITGFEDALELLPQLLDGSLFDRPAVPAPVALA; encoded by the coding sequence ATGCCCGTTTCCGGCTGGACCATCCTGTGCGACTTCGACGGCACCATCTCCGTCGAGGACGTGATCGACTCGCTGCTCGACCGTTTCGGTCGTCCCGGCTGGGAAGTGCTGGAACAGGACTGGCGCGCCGGCCGGATCGGTTCGCGCGAGTGCATGGCCGGGCAGGTCGACCTGTTGCAGATGAGCCGCGCCGAACTCGACGCACACCTGGCCGAGATGTGGATCGACCACGCGTTTCCGGGTTTCGTGGCGAAGGCGCGCGAACTGGGCGTGCCGATCCGCGTGGTCAGCGACGGTCTCGATTATGCGATCCACCGGATCCTCGCCCGCTACGGCCTGGACGACCTGCCGCTGGCGGCGAACCACCTGGCGCCGGCCACACCACCGAAACAGTGGCAGTTGACTTCGCCGTTCCAGGCCGACGGCTGCCGCAGTGGTACCTGCAAGTGCGCTTGCGTGGCCCAGGCCCGCGAAACGGGCGCGAAGACCTTGCTGATCGGCGACGGCGCCTCGGATTTCTGCGCCGCCGACCACGTCGACTTCGTATTCGCCAAGCACCGGCTGATTGAGCATTGCCGCGCCGCCGGCATTCCCTACGTGCCGATCACCGGCTTCGAGGACGCGCTCGAACTGTTGCCGCAACTGCTCGACGGCAGCCTGTTCGACCGCCCTGCCGTGCCGGCGCCGGTCGCGCTGGCCTGA
- a CDS encoding M13 family metallopeptidase: MKHRCMKPLAFVLAMTLGGSALAASTTAFDVAELDGSINACTDFNGFVNAKWVAANPIPADRTRWGSFDALREGSLNVQREIVEKAAREAATAAPGSIEQKIGYLYASGMDTAAIDKAGFDPIKPQLARIATLKNGADVAAYIRDSYARGEPVLFSFGGNANFKDSNQEIAYAGQGGLGLPTTDYYSKPDFAKIRTAYVAHIAKMLELTGISPADAQKQATAVLAFETRLAAASLPRVEMRKPENRYHFVSIAEADKVTPGFDWAAFFKAQGADVTKGFSLSQPKFFAEMQKMLGDVPVSTWQAYFRYHAISNAAPYLSAPFQHEDFAFEQQTLNGQKEMQPRWKRVLETTNGSMGMALGQLYVVDNFPASSKQRAEVLVKNLSAAFRTRIEQLEWMSDATKQKALEKWATFVPKIGYPDKWRDWSGLTLAPDNYYANVQAARQFNYAYRVAKIGKPVDRTEWGMTPQTVNAYYSAQKNEIVFPAAILQPPFFDASADDAINYGGIGAVIGHEMGHGYDDQGSKFDASGNNVNWWTDADRTAFEARTAKLGAQFDGYEALPGKHVNGQLTMGENIGDLGGLNAAYTALQMALSKNPAEASRKIDGYTQDQRFFLNWARVWRGSIRPEAQLTLLNTDPHAPAKFRAIGAPSNMPEFARAFQCKSGDAMVRDGAKQVKIW; encoded by the coding sequence ATGAAGCACCGTTGCATGAAGCCGCTGGCATTTGTCCTGGCGATGACGCTGGGCGGCAGCGCCTTGGCCGCCTCCACCACCGCTTTCGACGTAGCCGAACTGGACGGCTCGATCAATGCCTGCACCGACTTCAACGGCTTCGTCAACGCGAAATGGGTGGCCGCCAACCCGATCCCCGCCGACCGCACGCGCTGGGGGTCGTTCGACGCGCTGCGCGAGGGCAGCCTCAACGTGCAGCGCGAGATCGTCGAGAAGGCCGCGCGCGAAGCGGCCACCGCCGCACCGGGTTCGATCGAGCAGAAGATCGGCTATCTGTATGCCTCCGGCATGGACACGGCGGCCATCGACAAGGCCGGCTTCGACCCGATCAAGCCGCAGCTGGCGCGCATCGCCACGTTGAAGAACGGCGCCGATGTGGCCGCCTACATCCGTGACAGCTACGCCCGCGGCGAGCCGGTACTTTTCAGCTTCGGCGGCAACGCGAACTTCAAGGATTCCAACCAGGAGATCGCGTACGCCGGCCAAGGCGGGTTGGGGCTGCCGACCACCGACTACTACAGCAAGCCGGACTTCGCGAAGATCCGCACCGCCTACGTGGCACACATCGCCAAAATGCTCGAACTCACCGGCATCAGCCCCGCCGACGCGCAGAAGCAGGCGACAGCCGTACTGGCCTTCGAAACGCGCCTTGCCGCCGCCTCACTGCCGCGCGTGGAAATGCGCAAGCCGGAAAACCGCTACCACTTCGTCAGCATCGCCGAGGCTGACAAGGTCACGCCGGGCTTCGACTGGGCCGCGTTCTTCAAGGCGCAGGGCGCCGACGTGACGAAGGGCTTCTCGCTGTCACAGCCGAAGTTCTTCGCCGAAATGCAGAAGATGCTCGGTGATGTACCCGTCAGCACCTGGCAGGCCTATTTCCGCTACCACGCCATCTCGAATGCGGCGCCGTACCTGTCTGCGCCGTTCCAGCACGAAGACTTCGCGTTCGAACAGCAGACGCTCAACGGCCAGAAGGAAATGCAGCCACGCTGGAAGCGCGTGCTGGAAACCACCAACGGCAGCATGGGCATGGCACTCGGCCAGTTGTACGTGGTGGACAACTTCCCGGCCAGCTCGAAGCAGCGCGCCGAGGTGCTGGTGAAGAATCTGAGCGCCGCGTTCAGGACGCGCATCGAACAGCTGGAATGGATGAGCGACGCGACCAAGCAGAAGGCGCTGGAGAAATGGGCCACCTTCGTGCCGAAGATCGGCTACCCGGACAAGTGGCGCGACTGGAGCGGCCTCACTCTCGCGCCAGACAACTACTACGCCAACGTGCAGGCGGCGCGCCAGTTCAACTACGCATACCGCGTGGCCAAGATCGGCAAGCCGGTCGACCGCACCGAGTGGGGCATGACCCCACAGACGGTGAACGCCTACTACAGCGCGCAGAAGAACGAGATCGTGTTCCCGGCGGCGATCCTGCAGCCGCCGTTCTTCGACGCCAGCGCGGATGATGCGATCAACTACGGCGGCATCGGCGCGGTGATCGGTCACGAGATGGGGCACGGCTACGACGACCAGGGCAGCAAGTTCGACGCCAGCGGCAACAACGTCAACTGGTGGACCGACGCCGATCGCACGGCGTTCGAGGCGCGTACCGCGAAGCTCGGCGCGCAGTTCGACGGTTACGAGGCGCTGCCCGGCAAGCACGTCAACGGCCAGCTCACCATGGGCGAGAACATCGGCGACCTGGGCGGCCTGAACGCGGCGTACACCGCGTTGCAGATGGCGCTGTCGAAAAACCCGGCCGAAGCGAGCCGCAAGATCGACGGCTATACCCAGGACCAGCGCTTCTTCCTGAACTGGGCCCGCGTCTGGCGTGGCAGCATCCGTCCCGAAGCGCAGCTGACCCTGCTCAACACCGACCCGCACGCACCGGCAAAATTCCGCGCGATCGGTGCGCCGTCGAACATGCCGGAATTCGCCAGGGCGTTCCAGTGCAAAAGTGGTGACGCGATGGTGCGCGACGGCGCGAAGCAGGTGAAGATCTGGTAA
- a CDS encoding non-heme iron oxygenase ferredoxin subunit, with protein sequence MTGWVRVGTRSDFLPGEYKVVWDGDTPIAVYNIDGALYAVEDTCTHDGGDLAGGEVFGFEVECPRHGARFDLRTGAVTKPPAYEPIASFPVREEDDAIWTRDDR encoded by the coding sequence ATGACCGGCTGGGTACGGGTCGGCACCCGCAGCGATTTCCTGCCGGGCGAGTACAAGGTGGTGTGGGACGGCGACACGCCGATCGCGGTGTACAACATCGACGGCGCGCTGTACGCGGTGGAAGACACCTGCACCCACGACGGCGGCGACCTGGCCGGCGGCGAGGTGTTCGGCTTCGAGGTGGAATGCCCCCGCCATGGCGCCCGCTTCGACCTGCGCACCGGCGCGGTGACGAAACCGCCGGCGTACGAGCCGATCGCGAGTTTCCCGGTGCGCGAGGAAGACGACGCCATCTGGACCCGCGACGACCGCTGA
- a CDS encoding acyltransferase — MLAKLPGPIRILLAMLLLAINILLHVLPLFALALVKMIVPLHAIRQACSRALVAIAESWIGVNNFLFGLFTRIRWQVEGLAGLRRDGNYLVLCNHQSWVDIPVLQKVFNRRIPFLRFFLKSQLIWVPLLGPAWWALDFPFMKRYSRETLLRHPELQGKDREATRRACAKFRHMPVSVMNFVEGTRFTPAKHDAQSSPYRHLLRPKAGGLAFVLDAMGDALHAVLDVTIVYPEGRGTMMDLIAGRVHDIRVHVRELPIDATLVGSYDDDAAFRGRVKLWVNALWSEKDARATRMLTAADAAPTGE; from the coding sequence ATGCTTGCCAAGCTCCCCGGCCCGATCCGCATCCTGCTGGCCATGCTGCTGCTCGCCATCAACATCCTGCTGCACGTGCTGCCGCTGTTCGCGCTCGCCCTGGTCAAGATGATCGTGCCGCTGCACGCGATCCGGCAGGCCTGTTCGCGCGCGCTGGTGGCGATCGCGGAGAGCTGGATCGGGGTCAACAACTTCCTGTTCGGCCTGTTCACCCGCATCCGCTGGCAGGTCGAGGGGCTGGCCGGCCTGCGCCGCGACGGCAACTACTTGGTGCTGTGCAACCACCAGAGCTGGGTGGACATCCCGGTATTGCAGAAGGTGTTCAACCGGCGCATCCCGTTCCTGCGTTTCTTCCTCAAGAGCCAGCTGATCTGGGTGCCGCTGCTGGGGCCGGCATGGTGGGCGCTGGATTTCCCGTTCATGAAGCGCTATTCGAGGGAAACCCTGCTGCGCCATCCCGAGCTGCAGGGCAAGGACCGGGAGGCCACTCGCCGTGCCTGCGCGAAGTTCCGGCATATGCCGGTGTCGGTGATGAATTTCGTCGAAGGCACCCGCTTCACGCCGGCCAAGCACGACGCGCAGTCCTCGCCGTACCGGCACCTGCTGCGGCCGAAGGCCGGCGGGCTGGCGTTCGTGCTGGACGCGATGGGCGACGCGTTGCATGCAGTCCTCGACGTCACCATCGTCTACCCGGAAGGCCGTGGCACGATGATGGACCTGATCGCCGGCCGCGTGCACGACATCCGCGTGCACGTGCGCGAGCTGCCGATCGACGCCACCCTGGTAGGCAGCTACGACGACGACGCGGCGTTCCGCGGGCGCGTCAAGCTGTGGGTGAATGCGCTGTGGAGCGAGAAGGACGCCCGGGCCACGCGCATGCTGACGGCGGCGGATGCCGCACCGACTGGAGAGTGA
- a CDS encoding cysteine desulfurase — MSKMTSSQASTPTVFDVQRIRADFPLLARTVHDKPLVYFDNANTSQKPLSVIEAVDNHYREHNANVARAVHQLGEEATTAYEGARDKLARFINAPSRNEVILTSGTTQSINLVAYSYALPQLKPGDSILTTVMEHHANIVPWQLVAARSGASAKAAPIDERGELIVEKYVAMLTPEVKLACVTHVSNVLGTVNPVREIARECKKRGIPLLVDGSQAVPHRPVDVQALGCDFYALTGHKMLGPTGTGVLWAKREHLEAMPPFFGGGEMIREVCFSGTTFAAPPHKFEAGTPNIAGFVGLSAAIDYYESIGFAAIHAWEQNLLAYATERLREIPGLRIIGEAAQKEPVISFLLEGAQATDMATLLDLQGVAVRSGHHCAHPLMQFYGVPATLRASLAFYNTREEIDAFVVALLKVRKLLM, encoded by the coding sequence ATGTCGAAGATGACTTCATCACAAGCCAGCACGCCCACCGTCTTCGACGTCCAGCGCATCCGCGCGGATTTCCCGCTGCTGGCGCGCACGGTACACGACAAGCCGCTGGTGTACTTCGACAACGCCAACACCAGCCAGAAGCCGCTGTCGGTGATCGAGGCGGTGGATAACCACTACCGCGAACACAACGCGAACGTGGCGCGGGCGGTGCATCAGCTGGGCGAGGAAGCCACCACCGCCTACGAGGGCGCGCGCGACAAGCTGGCTCGCTTCATCAACGCGCCGTCACGCAACGAGGTGATCCTCACTTCCGGCACCACCCAGTCGATCAACCTGGTCGCCTACAGTTACGCACTGCCGCAGCTGAAGCCCGGCGACAGCATCCTCACCACGGTGATGGAACACCACGCCAACATCGTGCCGTGGCAGCTGGTGGCCGCGCGCAGCGGCGCCTCGGCCAAGGCCGCGCCGATCGACGAGCGCGGCGAGCTGATCGTGGAGAAGTACGTCGCCATGCTGACGCCGGAGGTGAAGCTGGCCTGCGTCACCCACGTCTCCAACGTGCTGGGCACGGTCAACCCGGTGCGCGAGATCGCGCGCGAATGCAAAAAGCGCGGCATTCCGCTGCTGGTCGACGGCTCGCAGGCGGTGCCGCACCGGCCGGTCGACGTGCAGGCGCTGGGCTGCGATTTCTACGCGCTCACCGGGCACAAGATGCTGGGCCCCACAGGCACTGGCGTGCTGTGGGCGAAGCGCGAACACCTGGAGGCGATGCCGCCGTTCTTCGGCGGTGGCGAGATGATCCGCGAGGTGTGCTTCAGCGGCACCACCTTCGCCGCGCCACCGCACAAGTTCGAGGCCGGCACGCCGAACATCGCCGGCTTCGTTGGACTATCGGCAGCGATCGACTACTACGAGTCGATCGGTTTCGCGGCGATCCATGCGTGGGAGCAGAACCTGCTGGCCTATGCCACCGAAAGGCTGCGCGAGATTCCCGGCCTGCGCATCATCGGCGAGGCGGCGCAGAAGGAGCCGGTGATCTCGTTCCTGCTGGAAGGCGCCCAGGCCACCGACATGGCCACCCTGCTCGACCTGCAGGGCGTCGCCGTGCGCTCCGGCCACCACTGCGCGCACCCGCTGATGCAGTTCTACGGTGTGCCGGCCACGCTGCGCGCCTCGCTGGCGTTCTACAACACGCGCGAGGAGATCGACGCGTTCGTGGTGGCACTGCTCAAGGTGCGCAAGCTGCTGATGTGA